A single window of Eleginops maclovinus isolate JMC-PN-2008 ecotype Puerto Natales chromosome 19, JC_Emac_rtc_rv5, whole genome shotgun sequence DNA harbors:
- the si:ch211-266o15.1 gene encoding zinc finger MYM-type protein 4 isoform X2, producing MSASVDEEKKPPQNTHEERLSRVFDEVMGLGNFVDSSRGSATSSRSEGQEETKGVEESSAQVEQQPVEEEDSNGSRQEEKMEEGAEESSLQRSSSPSSVPGSSFTMGTKEGGGAASDDAQDGLPAFGEEEDEDWHFALPMGSLKDVNMAKEKRKMARPEVENNTSQREPFPPQPREPEVDEVSTESANTSHSSQEPTPENSRAFMYHNKTSDGGIQDQAEETEDSQEGERTEGAPMEDSSPPPINIKDEPIDEGYDAALLPQSSIRQIKEELEHQEEELRISSVYSVSGGTAFASPTVPLAIPAPTPTTFFIQGRGTLLQAMAQIPLRPPAPVPSSLPSLISAPPRQPPPSVPGSVRCSGCSKVLLKGQTAFQRKGSTQLFCSTVCLTGHLPPANKNRQCFQCNREIFQPRDMITNPGDDNTLLNFCGQFCLSVFKSKKKQVDKVPEKRLEKKPEMPPEKTAERLSDKPICTVCRTSNKIEHEVTHQGRLHRLCSDACFVTWRKMRKLAMNCCEGCGLYCSSSSGSCQTLIVDRSQLNFCGPTCIGTYKQTCKKTVECANCHKIAMVSSTIMERDQKGKVQLYCSPSCVDQSRPPQHILTGAAFPCCQCKVSAVPQYHLAMVDGTIRNFCSYDCVSIFRKSGDISQPDLPNGTPVLRDPKAGPSAGTSSVPPLPQDHPYSVAYPGHHPSYTSVPPLVPPSQAPAETPTGQPLKPAEGGPKNASKLTCHQCSKEFSTKPLLFCHQASISMFCSEMCFDQYKSQKNVLMPCETCKQEKRLYDTLCYNQQDLFFCSDGCKSVFKQDWMVLCKVSCSFCSGFSPKMLHSHYGGKMEEFCKPQCMSQYTILYYGMGRCDSCRKQGYMTEKLQCLGSVRNFCNLPCLLQYCHLHFETSHSSSNGTGTAPQTPYAPPQPHLSSKMNPVIADVVSLANGSATQPSVSADGALTGALPTTNIDSKNLDHASTQTDATRGPVSRRRQMKNKSVLCRPFTMDQEIMCQLPSPTAESAAVSIVAAALLDSSSQTDQTSAEASTSPSPSPKPQGQSQPSNGVPARLTGRHFLGRKETDSDCKVCSQHKRKRVDEEGLDEKKQKMEEDEGTEREAESEEGAHDENNGEEKEQEHSEVKYCEQEGKTLRRTGYFCKTCSGEPSLCPVPCFELYHTRLTYKTDELGAQAVPPPFMSVSVGGEKVRVLLVPVPVPVFIPVPMSMYSQHTPVPMAIPVPVPVPLVVPPLKKEMRDAAVQSEPLAVREDKQTGVSTADLSSPLSGDTESEEVNPIICEDEEAEKAVQADLPLTVSSERSTESSDLQFSIQPEVTTLIEPPTTSAELHPPSSPMMDLETDIPSELLDQKPPAPQRGVKRSRDPFCSRKRSRRRTGSLNRRAVATPPAPKLNHVYGVKAWRTWVQQQNQPPAKSNIVDIKEDVLQCDSAELSFALSRFITEVRRPNGETYSPDSIFYLCLGIQQHLFTKGRIENIFTDELYSQFTTKISGMLQLWKPKLLPSGAAVSSRVVESYLWECKQLGAYSPIVLLNTLLFFCTKKFGFTTLEQHQNVSFANFTRLSKPCNRAGKVLYLRYRRSSKDPHRTERNRKKQGEEEMLEMLENVANPLHCPVRLYEFYLSRCPESVQTRRDVFFLQPEEVVHTHSSHWYTCQPLEGATLQSMLSRILAVREVHQGHVAATAPTDDDALP from the exons ATGTCTGCAAGCGTAGATGAAGagaaaaagccaccacaaaaCACG CATGAAGAGCGCTTGTCCCGAGTATTTGACGAAGTGATGGGGCTTGGAAACTTTGTTGACTCTTCCAGGGGCTCGGCCACCTCCTCCAGGAGTGAAGGTCAGGAGGAGACAAAGGGAGTGGAAGAATCTTCAGCACAAGTGGAACAGCAACCAGTAGAAGAGGAGGATAGCAATGGCAGCAGACAAGAAGAAAAGATGGAAGAGGGGGCGGAAGAGTCTTCCTTACAACGCAgttcctccccttcctctgtcCCAGGCTCCTCGTTTACAATGGGAACCAAAGAAGGCGGAGGGGCAGCGTCTGATGATGCACAGGATGGACTCCCTGCGTTtggggaggaagaagatgaagactGGCACTTTGCCCTGCCGATGGGCAGCCTGAAAGATGTTAATATGGctaaagagaaaagaaaaatggctaGACCAGAAGTGGAGAACAACACGTCGCAACGCGAACCCTTTCCTCCACAGCCCCGAGAGCCGGAGGTGGATGAAGTAAGCACAGAGTCTGCCAACACCTCCCACTCCTCCCAGGAACCCACACCTGAAAACAGCCGAG CTTTTATGTATCACAACAAAACTTCAG ACGGAGGCATCCAGGACCAGGCGGAGGAGACAGAAGATAGCCAGGAGGGAGAG AGGACAGAGGGAGCTCCGATGGAGGACAGTAGTCCCCCTCCTATCAATATTAAAGATGAACCCATTGATGAGGGCTACGACGCTGCGCTGCTGCCTCAGAGCTCCATCAGACAGATCAAAGAGGAGCTGGAGCATCAGGAG GAAGAGCTGAGGATCAGCTCCGTCTACTCTGTAAGTGGAGGAACCGCCTTTGCGTCGCCTACAG TGCCGTTAGCGATCCCAGCCCCCACTCCGACGACCTTTTTTATCCAAGGTAGAGGGACCCTGCTACAAGCCATGGCCCAGATTCCGCTCAGACCCCCTGCTCCAGTCCCAAGCTCACTCCCATCCCTGATTTCTGCCCCCCCACGCCAACCTCCACCTTCCGTTCCCGGCAGTGTTCGATGCAGCGGCTGCTCTAAG GTTCTGCTGAAAGGTCAAACAGCATTTCAGAGGAAAGGCTCCACGCAGCtcttctgctccacagtgtGTCTGACGGGCCACCTGCCTCCAGCCAACAAGAACCGCCAGTGCTTCCAGTGCAACAG ggagaTCTTTCAGCCCCGGGACATGATCACGAACCCCGGAGACGACAACACCCTCCTCAACTTCTGTGGCcagttctgtctgtctgtctttaaaaGCAAGAAGAAACAAGTGGATAAGGTTCCTGAAAAACGACTGGAGAAGAAACCAGAGATGCCGCCAGAGAAAACAGCAGAGCGCCTCTCTGATAAACCCATCTGTACTGTCTGCAGGACCTCCAACAAG ATAGAGCACGAGGTCACCCATCAGGGTCGTCTGCACAGACTCTGTAGTGATGCTTGTTTTGTAACCTGGCGCAAGATGCGGAAGTTAGCCATGAACTGCTGCGAAGGCTGTGGACTTTACTGTAGCAGCAGCTCGGGCTCCTGTCAGACGCTCATTGTTGACAGATCGCAGCTCAACTTCTGTGGCCCCACCTGCATCGGCACCTACAAACAG ACCTGCAAAAAGACGGTGGAGTGTGCCAACTGTCACAAAATCGCGATGGTGTCCTCCACCATCATGGAAAGAGACCAAAAGGGCAAGGTCCAGCTCTACTGCTCGCCTTCATGTGTGGATCAGAGTCGACCCCCCCAACACATTCTCACCG GTGCTGCGTTCCCCTGCTGCCAGTGCAAAGTGTCGGCTGTTCCTCAGTATCACCTGGCCATGGTGGACGGAACCATCCGTAACTTCTGCTCCTACGACTGCGTTTCGATATTCAGG AAGTCCGGTGACATCTCTCAGCCAGACCTGCCCAATGGAACCCCCGTTCTCAGGGACCCCAAAGCAGGACCCTCTGCGGGGACCAGCTCagtccctcccctccctcaggACCACCCGTATTCTGTCGCCTACCCAGGCCACCATCCCAGTTATACCTCAGTGCCCCCGCTCGTGCCTCCCTCCCAAGCCCCCGCCGAAACGCCTACTGGTCAGCCTCTTAAACCAGCAGAGGGGGGGCCCAAGAATGCCTCCAAGCTGACCTGCCATCAGTGCAGCAAAGAGTTCAGCACAAAGCCGCTGCTGTTCTGCCACCAG GCCAGTATTTCTATGTTCTGCAGTGAGATGTGCTTTGACCAATATAAAAGCCAGAAGAATGTCCTGATGCCGTGCGAGACCTGCAAACAGGAGAAACGGCTCTATGACACCCTCTGCTACAACCAACAGGATCTGTTCTTCTGCAGCGACG GCTGTAAATCCGTGTTCAAGCAGGACTGGATGGTTCTGTGCAAGGTTTCCTGCAGCTTCTGCTCCGGCTTCAGCCCCAAGATGCTGCACAGCCACTATGGAGGCAAGATGGAGGAGTTCTGCAAACCCCAGTGCATGTCCCAGTACACCATTCTCTACTATGGG ATGGGTCGCTGTGacagctgcaggaaacaggGCTACATGACGGAGAAGCTTCAGTGTTTGGGTTCAGTTCGTAATTTCTGCAACCTGCCCTGCCTGCTGCAGTACTGCCACCTGCACTTTGAGAccagccacagcagcagcaacggAACCGGAACCGCCCCACAAACTCCATACG CTCCACCACAGCCCCACCTTTCCTCAAAGATGAACCCTGTCATCGCTGATGTTGTGTCTCTGGCCAACGGCTCTGCCACTCAGCCCAGTGTGTCAGCAGATGGCGCTCTAACTG GAGCACTGCCAACCACCAACATTGACAGCAAGAATCTAGACCAC GCCAGCACTCAGACTGATGCCACGCGAGGGCCTGTGTCCCGTCGCCGTCAAATGAAGAACAAGTCAGTTTTGTGTCGGCCCTTCACTATGGACCAGGAGATTATGTGCCAGCTGCCCTCACCCACTGCTGAGTCAGCAG CTGTTTCGATAGTTGCAGCAGCTCTGCTAGATAGCTCCTCGCAAACGGACCAGACATCTGCGGAAGCTTCCACATCACCATCCCCATCGCCCAAACCTCAGGGACAATCTCAGCCGAGCAACGGCGTGCCTGCACGACTGACCGGACGCCATTTCCTTGGCCGGAAGGAGACGGACTCCGACTGCAAGGTCTGCTCACAACACAAGAGGAAGAGGGTGGACGAGGAAGGGCTGGAcgagaagaagcagaaaatggaGGAGGACGAGGGGACGGAGAGGGAAGCAGAATCGGAGGAGGGAGCACATGATGAGAACAATGGGGAGGAAAAAGAGCAGGAACACTCGGAGGTGAAGTATTGTGAGCAGGAAGGCAAGACTTTGAGGAGGACGGGGTATTTCTGTAAGACGTGTTCAGGGGAGCCCAGCCTCTGTCCTGTGCCATGTTTTGAACTCTACCACACCAGACTGACCTACAAAACGGATGAACTGGGAGCACAAG CTGTGCCCCCCCCCTTCATGAGTGTCTCAGTAGGGGGGGAGAAGGTGAGGGTGTTGCTTGTGCCGGTCCCAGTGCCCGTCTTCATCCCAGTGCCCATGAGCATGTACTCCCAGCACACACCTGTTCCAATGGCGATACCTGTACCC GTTCCAGTACCTCTGGTTGTACCACCATTGAAGAAGGAGATGAGAGACGCAGCAGTGCAGTCAGAGCCTCTGGCTGTGAGGGAAGACAAACAGACAGGTGTTTCCACTGCAG ACCTGAGCAGTCCTCTCAGTGGAGACACGGAGTCAGAGGAGGTCAACCCCATAATCTGTGAAGATGAAGAGGCTGAAAAAGCAGTACAGGCTGACCTGCCTCTAACTGTGAGTTCAGAGAGGAGCACAGAGTCATCTGATCTCCAATTTAGCATCCAGCCAGAGGTTACCACATTAATCGAACCACCTACCACCAGTGCTGAGCTacaccctccctcctctccaatGATGGACCTGGAGACTGACATCCCATCTG aGTTGTTGGATCAGAAGCCACCTGCTCCTCAGAGAGGAGTGAAGAGATCTAGAGACCCTTTCTGCAGCCGCAAACGG AGTCGAAGGCGAACTGGGTCCTTGAACCGCCGGGCAGTGGCGACTCCCCCCGCCCCCAAACTGAACCATGTGTACGGGGTTAAAGCCTGGAGAACCTGGGTCCAACAACAAAACCAACCGCCCGCAAAAT ccAACATTGTGGACATTAAAGAAGACGTGCTTCAGTGTGACTCTGCTGAGCTCAGCTTTGCTCTGTCACGCTTCATCACTGAAGTGAGACGGCCCAATGGAGAGACCTACAGCCCAGACAGCATTTTCTACCTCTGCCTGGGGATacagcag CATCTGTTCACAAAGGGCCGCATAGAGAACATCTTCACTGATGAGCTCTACAGTCAGTTTACCACCAAGATCAGCGGGATGCTGCAACTCTGGAAACCTAAACTACTACCGAGTG gtgctGCAGTCTCTTCCCGGGTGGTGGAGTCCTACCTGTGGGAGTGTAAGCAGCTGGGCGCCTACTCCCCCATCGTGCTGCTCAACACGCTGCTCTTCTTTTGCACCAAGAAATTCGGCTTCACCACGCTGGAGCAGCACCAGAACGTGTCCTTCGCCAACTTCACCCGACTCTCCAAACCCTGCAACAGAGCCGGAAAAGTGCTCTACCTCCGATACCGGCGGAGCAGCAAGGACCCCCACCGCACAG aACGAAATAGAAAAaagcagggagaggaagagatgctGGAGATGCTTGAAAATGTCGCCAACCCTCTACACTGTCCTGTGAGACTGTACGAGTTCTACCTCTCCCGATG CCCGGAGTCGGTGCAGACGAGAAGAgatgtgtttttcctgcagcCGGAGGAGGTTGTGCACACTCACAG TTCCCACTGGTACACCTGTCAGCCACTGGAGGGCGCCACCCTGCAGAGCATGCTGTCTCGCATTTTAGCCGTCAGAGAGGTGCACCAGGGCCACGTTGCAGCCACGGCCCCCACTGATGACGATGCTTTACCGTGA
- the si:ch211-266o15.1 gene encoding zinc finger MYM-type protein 4 isoform X1: MSASVDEEKKPPQNTHEERLSRVFDEVMGLGNFVDSSRGSATSSRSEGQEETKGVEESSAQVEQQPVEEEDSNGSRQEEKMEEGAEESSLQRSSSPSSVPGSSFTMGTKEGGGAASDDAQDGLPAFGEEEDEDWHFALPMGSLKDVNMAKEKRKMARPEVENNTSQREPFPPQPREPEVDEVSTESANTSHSSQEPTPENSRAFMYHNKTSDGGIQDQAEETEDSQEGERTEGAPMEDSSPPPINIKDEPIDEGYDAALLPQSSIRQIKEELEHQEEELRISSVYSVSGGTAFASPTVPLAIPAPTPTTFFIQGRGTLLQAMAQIPLRPPAPVPSSLPSLISAPPRQPPPSVPGSVRCSGCSKVLLKGQTAFQRKGSTQLFCSTVCLTGHLPPANKNRQCFQCNREIFQPRDMITNPGDDNTLLNFCGQFCLSVFKSKKKQVDKVPEKRLEKKPEMPPEKTAERLSDKPICTVCRTSNKQIEHEVTHQGRLHRLCSDACFVTWRKMRKLAMNCCEGCGLYCSSSSGSCQTLIVDRSQLNFCGPTCIGTYKQTCKKTVECANCHKIAMVSSTIMERDQKGKVQLYCSPSCVDQSRPPQHILTGAAFPCCQCKVSAVPQYHLAMVDGTIRNFCSYDCVSIFRKSGDISQPDLPNGTPVLRDPKAGPSAGTSSVPPLPQDHPYSVAYPGHHPSYTSVPPLVPPSQAPAETPTGQPLKPAEGGPKNASKLTCHQCSKEFSTKPLLFCHQASISMFCSEMCFDQYKSQKNVLMPCETCKQEKRLYDTLCYNQQDLFFCSDGCKSVFKQDWMVLCKVSCSFCSGFSPKMLHSHYGGKMEEFCKPQCMSQYTILYYGMGRCDSCRKQGYMTEKLQCLGSVRNFCNLPCLLQYCHLHFETSHSSSNGTGTAPQTPYAPPQPHLSSKMNPVIADVVSLANGSATQPSVSADGALTGALPTTNIDSKNLDHASTQTDATRGPVSRRRQMKNKSVLCRPFTMDQEIMCQLPSPTAESAAVSIVAAALLDSSSQTDQTSAEASTSPSPSPKPQGQSQPSNGVPARLTGRHFLGRKETDSDCKVCSQHKRKRVDEEGLDEKKQKMEEDEGTEREAESEEGAHDENNGEEKEQEHSEVKYCEQEGKTLRRTGYFCKTCSGEPSLCPVPCFELYHTRLTYKTDELGAQAVPPPFMSVSVGGEKVRVLLVPVPVPVFIPVPMSMYSQHTPVPMAIPVPVPVPLVVPPLKKEMRDAAVQSEPLAVREDKQTGVSTADLSSPLSGDTESEEVNPIICEDEEAEKAVQADLPLTVSSERSTESSDLQFSIQPEVTTLIEPPTTSAELHPPSSPMMDLETDIPSELLDQKPPAPQRGVKRSRDPFCSRKRSRRRTGSLNRRAVATPPAPKLNHVYGVKAWRTWVQQQNQPPAKSNIVDIKEDVLQCDSAELSFALSRFITEVRRPNGETYSPDSIFYLCLGIQQHLFTKGRIENIFTDELYSQFTTKISGMLQLWKPKLLPSGAAVSSRVVESYLWECKQLGAYSPIVLLNTLLFFCTKKFGFTTLEQHQNVSFANFTRLSKPCNRAGKVLYLRYRRSSKDPHRTERNRKKQGEEEMLEMLENVANPLHCPVRLYEFYLSRCPESVQTRRDVFFLQPEEVVHTHSSHWYTCQPLEGATLQSMLSRILAVREVHQGHVAATAPTDDDALP, from the exons ATGTCTGCAAGCGTAGATGAAGagaaaaagccaccacaaaaCACG CATGAAGAGCGCTTGTCCCGAGTATTTGACGAAGTGATGGGGCTTGGAAACTTTGTTGACTCTTCCAGGGGCTCGGCCACCTCCTCCAGGAGTGAAGGTCAGGAGGAGACAAAGGGAGTGGAAGAATCTTCAGCACAAGTGGAACAGCAACCAGTAGAAGAGGAGGATAGCAATGGCAGCAGACAAGAAGAAAAGATGGAAGAGGGGGCGGAAGAGTCTTCCTTACAACGCAgttcctccccttcctctgtcCCAGGCTCCTCGTTTACAATGGGAACCAAAGAAGGCGGAGGGGCAGCGTCTGATGATGCACAGGATGGACTCCCTGCGTTtggggaggaagaagatgaagactGGCACTTTGCCCTGCCGATGGGCAGCCTGAAAGATGTTAATATGGctaaagagaaaagaaaaatggctaGACCAGAAGTGGAGAACAACACGTCGCAACGCGAACCCTTTCCTCCACAGCCCCGAGAGCCGGAGGTGGATGAAGTAAGCACAGAGTCTGCCAACACCTCCCACTCCTCCCAGGAACCCACACCTGAAAACAGCCGAG CTTTTATGTATCACAACAAAACTTCAG ACGGAGGCATCCAGGACCAGGCGGAGGAGACAGAAGATAGCCAGGAGGGAGAG AGGACAGAGGGAGCTCCGATGGAGGACAGTAGTCCCCCTCCTATCAATATTAAAGATGAACCCATTGATGAGGGCTACGACGCTGCGCTGCTGCCTCAGAGCTCCATCAGACAGATCAAAGAGGAGCTGGAGCATCAGGAG GAAGAGCTGAGGATCAGCTCCGTCTACTCTGTAAGTGGAGGAACCGCCTTTGCGTCGCCTACAG TGCCGTTAGCGATCCCAGCCCCCACTCCGACGACCTTTTTTATCCAAGGTAGAGGGACCCTGCTACAAGCCATGGCCCAGATTCCGCTCAGACCCCCTGCTCCAGTCCCAAGCTCACTCCCATCCCTGATTTCTGCCCCCCCACGCCAACCTCCACCTTCCGTTCCCGGCAGTGTTCGATGCAGCGGCTGCTCTAAG GTTCTGCTGAAAGGTCAAACAGCATTTCAGAGGAAAGGCTCCACGCAGCtcttctgctccacagtgtGTCTGACGGGCCACCTGCCTCCAGCCAACAAGAACCGCCAGTGCTTCCAGTGCAACAG ggagaTCTTTCAGCCCCGGGACATGATCACGAACCCCGGAGACGACAACACCCTCCTCAACTTCTGTGGCcagttctgtctgtctgtctttaaaaGCAAGAAGAAACAAGTGGATAAGGTTCCTGAAAAACGACTGGAGAAGAAACCAGAGATGCCGCCAGAGAAAACAGCAGAGCGCCTCTCTGATAAACCCATCTGTACTGTCTGCAGGACCTCCAACAAG CAGATAGAGCACGAGGTCACCCATCAGGGTCGTCTGCACAGACTCTGTAGTGATGCTTGTTTTGTAACCTGGCGCAAGATGCGGAAGTTAGCCATGAACTGCTGCGAAGGCTGTGGACTTTACTGTAGCAGCAGCTCGGGCTCCTGTCAGACGCTCATTGTTGACAGATCGCAGCTCAACTTCTGTGGCCCCACCTGCATCGGCACCTACAAACAG ACCTGCAAAAAGACGGTGGAGTGTGCCAACTGTCACAAAATCGCGATGGTGTCCTCCACCATCATGGAAAGAGACCAAAAGGGCAAGGTCCAGCTCTACTGCTCGCCTTCATGTGTGGATCAGAGTCGACCCCCCCAACACATTCTCACCG GTGCTGCGTTCCCCTGCTGCCAGTGCAAAGTGTCGGCTGTTCCTCAGTATCACCTGGCCATGGTGGACGGAACCATCCGTAACTTCTGCTCCTACGACTGCGTTTCGATATTCAGG AAGTCCGGTGACATCTCTCAGCCAGACCTGCCCAATGGAACCCCCGTTCTCAGGGACCCCAAAGCAGGACCCTCTGCGGGGACCAGCTCagtccctcccctccctcaggACCACCCGTATTCTGTCGCCTACCCAGGCCACCATCCCAGTTATACCTCAGTGCCCCCGCTCGTGCCTCCCTCCCAAGCCCCCGCCGAAACGCCTACTGGTCAGCCTCTTAAACCAGCAGAGGGGGGGCCCAAGAATGCCTCCAAGCTGACCTGCCATCAGTGCAGCAAAGAGTTCAGCACAAAGCCGCTGCTGTTCTGCCACCAG GCCAGTATTTCTATGTTCTGCAGTGAGATGTGCTTTGACCAATATAAAAGCCAGAAGAATGTCCTGATGCCGTGCGAGACCTGCAAACAGGAGAAACGGCTCTATGACACCCTCTGCTACAACCAACAGGATCTGTTCTTCTGCAGCGACG GCTGTAAATCCGTGTTCAAGCAGGACTGGATGGTTCTGTGCAAGGTTTCCTGCAGCTTCTGCTCCGGCTTCAGCCCCAAGATGCTGCACAGCCACTATGGAGGCAAGATGGAGGAGTTCTGCAAACCCCAGTGCATGTCCCAGTACACCATTCTCTACTATGGG ATGGGTCGCTGTGacagctgcaggaaacaggGCTACATGACGGAGAAGCTTCAGTGTTTGGGTTCAGTTCGTAATTTCTGCAACCTGCCCTGCCTGCTGCAGTACTGCCACCTGCACTTTGAGAccagccacagcagcagcaacggAACCGGAACCGCCCCACAAACTCCATACG CTCCACCACAGCCCCACCTTTCCTCAAAGATGAACCCTGTCATCGCTGATGTTGTGTCTCTGGCCAACGGCTCTGCCACTCAGCCCAGTGTGTCAGCAGATGGCGCTCTAACTG GAGCACTGCCAACCACCAACATTGACAGCAAGAATCTAGACCAC GCCAGCACTCAGACTGATGCCACGCGAGGGCCTGTGTCCCGTCGCCGTCAAATGAAGAACAAGTCAGTTTTGTGTCGGCCCTTCACTATGGACCAGGAGATTATGTGCCAGCTGCCCTCACCCACTGCTGAGTCAGCAG CTGTTTCGATAGTTGCAGCAGCTCTGCTAGATAGCTCCTCGCAAACGGACCAGACATCTGCGGAAGCTTCCACATCACCATCCCCATCGCCCAAACCTCAGGGACAATCTCAGCCGAGCAACGGCGTGCCTGCACGACTGACCGGACGCCATTTCCTTGGCCGGAAGGAGACGGACTCCGACTGCAAGGTCTGCTCACAACACAAGAGGAAGAGGGTGGACGAGGAAGGGCTGGAcgagaagaagcagaaaatggaGGAGGACGAGGGGACGGAGAGGGAAGCAGAATCGGAGGAGGGAGCACATGATGAGAACAATGGGGAGGAAAAAGAGCAGGAACACTCGGAGGTGAAGTATTGTGAGCAGGAAGGCAAGACTTTGAGGAGGACGGGGTATTTCTGTAAGACGTGTTCAGGGGAGCCCAGCCTCTGTCCTGTGCCATGTTTTGAACTCTACCACACCAGACTGACCTACAAAACGGATGAACTGGGAGCACAAG CTGTGCCCCCCCCCTTCATGAGTGTCTCAGTAGGGGGGGAGAAGGTGAGGGTGTTGCTTGTGCCGGTCCCAGTGCCCGTCTTCATCCCAGTGCCCATGAGCATGTACTCCCAGCACACACCTGTTCCAATGGCGATACCTGTACCC GTTCCAGTACCTCTGGTTGTACCACCATTGAAGAAGGAGATGAGAGACGCAGCAGTGCAGTCAGAGCCTCTGGCTGTGAGGGAAGACAAACAGACAGGTGTTTCCACTGCAG ACCTGAGCAGTCCTCTCAGTGGAGACACGGAGTCAGAGGAGGTCAACCCCATAATCTGTGAAGATGAAGAGGCTGAAAAAGCAGTACAGGCTGACCTGCCTCTAACTGTGAGTTCAGAGAGGAGCACAGAGTCATCTGATCTCCAATTTAGCATCCAGCCAGAGGTTACCACATTAATCGAACCACCTACCACCAGTGCTGAGCTacaccctccctcctctccaatGATGGACCTGGAGACTGACATCCCATCTG aGTTGTTGGATCAGAAGCCACCTGCTCCTCAGAGAGGAGTGAAGAGATCTAGAGACCCTTTCTGCAGCCGCAAACGG AGTCGAAGGCGAACTGGGTCCTTGAACCGCCGGGCAGTGGCGACTCCCCCCGCCCCCAAACTGAACCATGTGTACGGGGTTAAAGCCTGGAGAACCTGGGTCCAACAACAAAACCAACCGCCCGCAAAAT ccAACATTGTGGACATTAAAGAAGACGTGCTTCAGTGTGACTCTGCTGAGCTCAGCTTTGCTCTGTCACGCTTCATCACTGAAGTGAGACGGCCCAATGGAGAGACCTACAGCCCAGACAGCATTTTCTACCTCTGCCTGGGGATacagcag CATCTGTTCACAAAGGGCCGCATAGAGAACATCTTCACTGATGAGCTCTACAGTCAGTTTACCACCAAGATCAGCGGGATGCTGCAACTCTGGAAACCTAAACTACTACCGAGTG gtgctGCAGTCTCTTCCCGGGTGGTGGAGTCCTACCTGTGGGAGTGTAAGCAGCTGGGCGCCTACTCCCCCATCGTGCTGCTCAACACGCTGCTCTTCTTTTGCACCAAGAAATTCGGCTTCACCACGCTGGAGCAGCACCAGAACGTGTCCTTCGCCAACTTCACCCGACTCTCCAAACCCTGCAACAGAGCCGGAAAAGTGCTCTACCTCCGATACCGGCGGAGCAGCAAGGACCCCCACCGCACAG aACGAAATAGAAAAaagcagggagaggaagagatgctGGAGATGCTTGAAAATGTCGCCAACCCTCTACACTGTCCTGTGAGACTGTACGAGTTCTACCTCTCCCGATG CCCGGAGTCGGTGCAGACGAGAAGAgatgtgtttttcctgcagcCGGAGGAGGTTGTGCACACTCACAG TTCCCACTGGTACACCTGTCAGCCACTGGAGGGCGCCACCCTGCAGAGCATGCTGTCTCGCATTTTAGCCGTCAGAGAGGTGCACCAGGGCCACGTTGCAGCCACGGCCCCCACTGATGACGATGCTTTACCGTGA